A segment of the Mangrovimonas sp. YM274 genome:
ACAGCTTCATTAAATTCCTCTATGTTGGGAATAGTGTCGCTGATGAAAGGAATAATATCCCTTTCGTTACTTACAAGGGTTGATAAAATTACGGGGATATCGTGCCTTTTGTATTTGGATAAAACCTTCTGCAAATTATTTCTATATTGCTCAACACCATCTAGGTATACTTTAGAATTAAACGGAATACGCTGCTCCTTAGCCATTACTTCCATTAAAGTTGTGGTTCTATTGGAGGGTTTTTGAGCACTTGAACTAGCAATTTTATAGTAAGCCTGTTCAAATAGTTGGAAAAAGCGCATCTCTTTTAACATGAGGTATGAGCGTACTATCGCGGGGTAGGAACCATAAGAAATTGAAGAACCTACTCCTAACGCCCCATAATACTCATTATGTCCTGCATAAATAATAACCAAGTCAGGCTTTTGTTCTATAATATCATCAGCTAAATCTAACAATGTGTATGAGTTCACCGCAGTCATTCCCGTATTTATAACTTCTATATTTTTGTTGGGAAATGTTAGGGCCAATCGGTGTTTTAACATTCTAGGGAATGAACCTCCTTTATAAAATGGAAATCCTACCACGGTTGAGGCCCCTTGTACAAACACCCTAAATGTACTGTCCGTTTTAGTTTCTAGGAATAAATCGGATTGATTATCAGCTCGCAAGTCATTGTCTTTAAAGTACTTTCTTGCCATATGCTTATTCATCACCAAATAATCTGGCTTGTCTTCCATCGACACTCTATGGAATAGTTGATAATCTTCACCATAGCCGGCTATCCTCAATAGCATTTCGATAATCAAAATGAAAATAACCGGTAAAAACACAGCAGTAAATTTAAAGATGGTCTTTTTTTTCATAATCGATAAAAATATCTTAAAGCTTATTTTTTTGTGTTTGTAAACGCAATAATAAAAGTATATAAAAAAAACTGCCCATTGTTTTAGATTCTAAAACAGTAGACAGTTTTTTACTTAAAACTAATTCAAAAATTTAATATTCTAATAGCCAGGATTCTGGTAAGCTGCTTTGTCTGCTTCAGACATATCCAAATTATCCAATTGACCTTGAGGTATTGGTCTTAAATAATGATGAGGCTGAATACTTCTGGTTGTTACTGCTGGTTGGTGATCTGCAGCATCATTACCTCCAATTTCATAAGAGTCTGCCAATTCGTTCCATTTTTGAGTACGAACTAAATCATACCAACGTTGGCACTCTCCAAAATATTCTCGCGAACGCTCAGCTAAAATATAGTCTACATCAATAGTTGCAGGGGTTGCAGCCATCATAGCAGAGCTATTATCTTCCATACGTTCTTGCTGCTCTCCATTATCAAATCTCCATTTTCCAGCACGTGCACGAATCACGTTTACCAAATCTCGTGCAGTATAACTTCCAGATGCCCCTTTAACAGCAGCTTCTGCAGCCACTAAGTACAGTTCTGAAAACTTTGCGATAGGAAAAGGACGGGTTAATGCGCCATTAGGAGACCCTAAACCACTGGTATGGTCGGTACGATAAGTTCCTAACTTCCACAAACCAGGATAAAATCTTCTGTTTATCTCATTTAAATTAATTACGTAATCTGATCTTCCAGGAATTTGTCCTCCTCCAATATTTCCGCCGTTAACACTATAATCAACAGAAGGATCATAATCATCCAAAAATGAAACAACGGGATCTCCAGGAGCTATTTCCATTCCATTAGCTGCTGTTATGGTTGGTGTTGTATCACCACCTTTATCCCAGTTACCTCTATAACTGGTTACAAAAGTACCGTCATAGCGAGAATCAAGTTCTTTTTCGGCAAACGTTTCTGTAAACACTTTAACAGGTGGTGCCATACGGGTCCACGGTCTTCCATAGCTTTGTGCCGCCTCACGTTGTACAGCCGAAACATCATCAACAGAAATAGTTGTATAGTTTGATGTTACCATCCAAACAGCTGTATTAGGACCACGACCATCCGTTGGTCCAGACCATCCTAAATCTGCGCCTCCATTATAAATTTGACTATCCTCAGTATGATCGGCATACAGCATCATTTCACTGTGACGATCATTAGAGGCAAGGTGAACATCATAAAAGTATTCCTGTAAAGAATAAGGACCAGGGTTATCGATTCCCTCAACTGCCATATCATAAGCTTCCTGAAAGTAATAGGAAGCACTGTTACCATCTGGATCTGTTCTAGATGTTTCAGGATACGTAGGAATTCCATTAGGATTCTCCAACCACCATCCATAAGTTAAATAGGCTTTAGCTAAATACAATCGAGCCGTATTTTTGGTTACCGCTCCTGTTACCCTTTGGTTATCAGGTAAATCATTAACAGCTATTATTAAGTCTGGGATAATTGCTTTTGTATAAACTTCGGCTACCGTATTACGTACAGAAGTTCTAACTGCAGATTGATTAAACACCAATTCTCCTGACCCCAAATCCAATGGTACACCTCCATAAGTTTGCACCAACAAGAAATAGTAAAAAGCCCTAAAGAATCTAGCTTCGGCAATTAGAGAATTATCAAGGCCAACGGCTTCTGCATTCTCAATGATGCCGCTTGCTGTATTGATGGCAGGAAAAGCAGACGACCAAACTTGACCAACTATATAACCACTATCAGGAGTTAAACTACCTTGGCCTGCAAAATCCAAATCATAAAAGTTATTATTGGCACTCTGGGCAGGCACATATTCGTCTGTTCCTGTTTCTGCGGTACTCATAAAGTATGCAAACCCGTATATGGACCTTAAGTTTTCATACAAATAAGTCAACCCTCCTTGAACCCCCAATTCAGATTCAAAAAACTCAGGGGTAAATTTCCCTCTTGGCTCTTCTTCCAATATATCATTTGAACAAGAACCTAGCAATAATGCGAGAGATAGCATTGCTACTGATATATATTTTATTTCAATCTTTCTCATCATAATTATTTTAAAATGTTACGTTTAATCCAAGCATAAAGTTTCTTGTTGTAGGAACATTGGTTCCAATTGTCGGTATTCCTCTAGAAATATTGGTCGTATTTACTGCTACGTTTTGACGCGTTCCATTATTATTAACTCCTGAATTGGTTTCTGGATCCATCCCAGATTCGTCATGAAAATCTGAAAATAATACAAATGGGTTTTGTACCGTTGCATATAGGCGAAGTCTTTCGAACCCAGCTCTTTTAAATGCGTCCTGTTCAAAATTATATCCCAATGTCATGGCGCGCACTTTTAAATAAGACCCGTCAAAATACCCTAAAGTACTAGCATATTTTTGGTTATCCCCACTTTGTATTCCTCCCGGCGCCGGATATTTGGCATCGGTATTGGTAGGTGTCCAATAATCAACATCCACATTATTTGTTCTACCCGTTAATAAATTAAGATAACCATTACCAGAATATAAGGTACTTACAAGAATACCGCCGCTTTGGAAAGCTCCTACCATACTAAAATCTAAATTCTTATAAGCAAAACGGGTACTGAAACCACCTTGAAAATCTGGGGTAGGGTCTATAATTTTTCTATCATCTGGACCAATTTCCCTTACAGGAGATCCATCCTCATTATACTCTCCAGTATAGCGCACTTTAATCATACCGGCATTACCACCTGGCTCTAAAGTTTGTAGATATTGATAATCTGGGTCAGATTCATTCCAAAGCCCTATATACTCATAATCATAAATCACATTAATTGGAGACCCCACAAACCAAAGAGCGCCTTCGTTTTCAGTTTGGCCTGTAGTCAATGAAACAATTTCGTTTTCATTGCGATAAAGGTTGAACCCTACATCCCATGAAAAATCTTCATTTTGTATAATGGTACCATTAAGCGCTATTTCAAAACCTTTGTTTTGAGTCTCCGCAAGATTACTGGTTACACTGGATACACCAGAGGTGTTAGGCAGAGGAAGGCTATATAAAATATCGCTGGTATCTGTAATATAGTATTCAAACGAACCTGATAAACGGTTTCTAAACAAATCAAAATCCAAACCAAAGTTATAGGTTTCTGAAAACTCCCAACCTAAACCTGGATTAGGCAATTGGGTTACATAGTAACCTGTAGCATATACGTCATCAAAGTTGTAATTTACTGTACTTAAAGTACCCTGAACTGAATAAGGCTCCACGGCCTGATTAGAAGTCTCTCCATAACCCGCACGCAGTTTAAGTAAGTTTACCCACTCCACATTTTCCATAAAAGCTTCATTACCTATGTTCCATCCTACGGAAACTGCCGGATACGTAAACCACTTATAACCAGGAGCCAATCTAGAAGAACCATCTGTACGCACAGTAGCCGTAATCATATAACGTCTGTCGTATTGGTACATAGCTCTGGCCATGTAAGATAACAACCCATTAACACTGTAACCGGTGCCATAGCTTGTAATATCTTCAGAAAGTGCTGAATCCAAATTATACCATAAGGAATACTCATCTGGAATATTTCGAACCGTTAGGCCTACATTGTCATATTGCGTTTCTTGTGACGAGAACAATCCAACAAAATTAACCTCATGCTTTTCAGCAAATGTTCTATCAAAAATTAATTGGTTTTCTATTACATAATCTCTTGTAATTGAGCTATTGTAGCTTGCAGAAGAAGGATTTTCTGGGTTATAGTTAAACACTCCCTCACCTGTAAAGTTACCATCTCTACTGGTGCGAAAATTCAATCCAACATTTAAACGATATTTTAAACCTTCAAGCCAAGGAATCTTAACTTCCCCATAGATATTGTTGTAAGAACCAAAATCCAGCTGCTCATTAGCTCTACCGTCGCCAATTCGGTTAATTTCATTCCTCGTAGGAATCCATAATTGGTCGGCCTCCGTTTGAAGGCGAACAGATTCAAGAAAATTCCCGTTTTCATCATAAGGACTTAAAAGCGGTGATGCACCTAATGAAATACCAACATAACTACTAGCTTTATTGTAGTTTGTTACCGAATTTAAACCGAAACGGAATAACGTACCAACCTCCTGGTCAATCTGAGCCCGCAAGGAATACCTTTGAAAATCATCTCCTGGCACAACAGAGGTTTCTTTAAAATACCCTAAACCAACATTATAAGACCCCTTTTCGGTTCCTCCCTGCACACTTATATCATGTGAAGTTTGAAGCCCCGTACCATATAACAAATCTTGCCAATCTGTATCATTAGAAAGGGCCTCATCCCCTCCCATGTTAAATAGAGGAGTTCCATTATTGTTAGCTGCAACATCTGCCCGTAATTGAATTAATTGAGCGGCATTCATCATCGGGTATTTAGCAAAAACCTCTTTTGTTGCATAATAGGTATTGTATGAAAACCTTGCTTTTTGCCCTTTAGAACCAGACTTTGTGGTTATCAAAATAACACCATTTGCTCCCCTTGAACCATAAATGGCTGTAGCGGAAGCATCTTTCAAGATGTCCAGACTTGCAATGTCGTTGGGATTAATGTCACTAAGCCCTCCAGAAAAAGGAATCCCATTAAGAACAATTAATGGATCATTGTTTCCCGAAAGTGAACGCACACCACGAATACGGATTTGTGGCGAGGCACCTGGTCTGGTACTGGTATTGGAAATTTGAACCCCAGCAGCACGTCCTTGAAGCGCATCCTGAAAATTAGCCGTTTGTACTTGGTTTAAGTCTTCCCCTTTAATGGAAACCATAGACCCGGTAACAGCTTCTTTTTTCTGAGTACCATATCCTACTACAACAACTTCCTCTAGTTGAGCAAGATCTTCTTGTAAGGTAACATTAATGGTACGCTGTCCATCAACAGCAATTTCCTGAGTAACATATCCAAGATAA
Coding sequences within it:
- a CDS encoding TonB-dependent receptor, encoding MTDQIKSNYRNKLQKGLLTLLLMAFALAANAQTVSVSGKVADANGPLIGVSIIVKGTSTGTATDFDGNYTLNNVGSNATLVFSYLGYVTQEIAVDGQRTINVTLQEDLAQLEEVVVVGYGTQKKEAVTGSMVSIKGEDLNQVQTANFQDALQGRAAGVQISNTSTRPGASPQIRIRGVRSLSGNNDPLIVLNGIPFSGGLSDINPNDIASLDILKDASATAIYGSRGANGVILITTKSGSKGQKARFSYNTYYATKEVFAKYPMMNAAQLIQLRADVAANNNGTPLFNMGGDEALSNDTDWQDLLYGTGLQTSHDISVQGGTEKGSYNVGLGYFKETSVVPGDDFQRYSLRAQIDQEVGTLFRFGLNSVTNYNKASSYVGISLGASPLLSPYDENGNFLESVRLQTEADQLWIPTRNEINRIGDGRANEQLDFGSYNNIYGEVKIPWLEGLKYRLNVGLNFRTSRDGNFTGEGVFNYNPENPSSASYNSSITRDYVIENQLIFDRTFAEKHEVNFVGLFSSQETQYDNVGLTVRNIPDEYSLWYNLDSALSEDITSYGTGYSVNGLLSYMARAMYQYDRRYMITATVRTDGSSRLAPGYKWFTYPAVSVGWNIGNEAFMENVEWVNLLKLRAGYGETSNQAVEPYSVQGTLSTVNYNFDDVYATGYYVTQLPNPGLGWEFSETYNFGLDFDLFRNRLSGSFEYYITDTSDILYSLPLPNTSGVSSVTSNLAETQNKGFEIALNGTIIQNEDFSWDVGFNLYRNENEIVSLTTGQTENEGALWFVGSPINVIYDYEYIGLWNESDPDYQYLQTLEPGGNAGMIKVRYTGEYNEDGSPVREIGPDDRKIIDPTPDFQGGFSTRFAYKNLDFSMVGAFQSGGILVSTLYSGNGYLNLLTGRTNNVDVDYWTPTNTDAKYPAPGGIQSGDNQKYASTLGYFDGSYLKVRAMTLGYNFEQDAFKRAGFERLRLYATVQNPFVLFSDFHDESGMDPETNSGVNNNGTRQNVAVNTTNISRGIPTIGTNVPTTRNFMLGLNVTF
- a CDS encoding RagB/SusD family nutrient uptake outer membrane protein, which codes for MRKIEIKYISVAMLSLALLLGSCSNDILEEEPRGKFTPEFFESELGVQGGLTYLYENLRSIYGFAYFMSTAETGTDEYVPAQSANNNFYDLDFAGQGSLTPDSGYIVGQVWSSAFPAINTASGIIENAEAVGLDNSLIAEARFFRAFYYFLLVQTYGGVPLDLGSGELVFNQSAVRTSVRNTVAEVYTKAIIPDLIIAVNDLPDNQRVTGAVTKNTARLYLAKAYLTYGWWLENPNGIPTYPETSRTDPDGNSASYYFQEAYDMAVEGIDNPGPYSLQEYFYDVHLASNDRHSEMMLYADHTEDSQIYNGGADLGWSGPTDGRGPNTAVWMVTSNYTTISVDDVSAVQREAAQSYGRPWTRMAPPVKVFTETFAEKELDSRYDGTFVTSYRGNWDKGGDTTPTITAANGMEIAPGDPVVSFLDDYDPSVDYSVNGGNIGGGQIPGRSDYVINLNEINRRFYPGLWKLGTYRTDHTSGLGSPNGALTRPFPIAKFSELYLVAAEAAVKGASGSYTARDLVNVIRARAGKWRFDNGEQQERMEDNSSAMMAATPATIDVDYILAERSREYFGECQRWYDLVRTQKWNELADSYEIGGNDAADHQPAVTTRSIQPHHYLRPIPQGQLDNLDMSEADKAAYQNPGY